Proteins encoded in a region of the Synergistaceae bacterium DZ-S4 genome:
- a CDS encoding AAA family ATPase, giving the protein MEYLYDDFIAWMKKQPQKNNPNKTYKEVTIQAAAYKLKSGMKSLGITEYADTDCFLIKDVHEFQRLHDKCYSAAEKSDKSNGHSDFRNGLDYYLKFLKRRNNMNEVNSTDKVFKNQETQKSDGKKTEIGKNLILYGAPGTGKTYSSIQYAVAIIEGKPIEEVKTEGYETVFKRYLKYKDDGLIAFITFHQSFSYEEFIEGIRPVVLSEEKSESASEIEYEVHDGIFKAFCDKAGAPVRNGTSVDLGLGKNPSVWKVSLEGTGDNPTRSECMEKGHIRIGWDGYGETISETADFNKFGGNNVLNAFYSKMQIGDIVMSCYSSKTIDAIGVVTGDPEWHDEYGHYKRVRKVNWLVKGINEDIVDLNAGKSMTLSTVYKLSISVSDALQIVKKHSPDLFGQGVKIPNRVFIIDEINRGNISKIFGELITLIEPSKRINAREELRATLPYSGQNFGVPDNVYIVGTMNTADRSIAIIDTALRRRFSFVEMQPEPALLHDVFVDGINVEKMLETLNKRVSVLLDRHHTIGHSYLLPLKKGPTINNLAGIFENNIIPLLQEYFYDDYEKIQFVLGDNQKEDDSTRFIIKKNDIHELFGNTDFNFSEYYEVNREAFMRNGAYAFLQ; this is encoded by the coding sequence ATGGAATATCTCTATGATGATTTTATTGCCTGGATGAAGAAGCAACCTCAAAAAAATAACCCTAATAAGACATATAAAGAAGTGACAATACAAGCTGCTGCATATAAATTGAAATCTGGCATGAAATCCCTTGGGATAACTGAATATGCTGATACTGACTGTTTTTTGATAAAGGATGTTCACGAATTTCAACGTTTACATGATAAATGTTATTCTGCCGCAGAAAAATCGGATAAAAGCAACGGGCATAGCGATTTTAGGAATGGGCTTGACTACTATTTGAAATTTTTAAAAAGGAGAAACAACATGAATGAAGTAAATTCTACGGACAAAGTCTTCAAAAATCAGGAAACCCAAAAGTCAGACGGAAAGAAAACAGAGATAGGGAAAAATTTGATCCTCTATGGTGCCCCAGGTACCGGAAAAACTTACAGTTCTATTCAATACGCGGTGGCGATCATTGAGGGAAAACCGATTGAAGAAGTTAAAACTGAGGGTTATGAGACGGTATTCAAGCGTTATCTGAAATACAAAGATGATGGTTTGATCGCCTTTATAACTTTCCACCAGTCTTTCAGCTACGAAGAATTTATTGAGGGCATAAGGCCCGTTGTCTTGTCTGAAGAGAAGAGCGAATCGGCAAGCGAGATCGAATATGAGGTGCATGACGGTATTTTTAAAGCGTTTTGCGACAAGGCCGGAGCGCCTGTAAGAAATGGGACAAGCGTTGATTTAGGGTTAGGCAAAAATCCGAGTGTGTGGAAAGTTTCATTGGAAGGTACCGGAGATAACCCCACTCGAAGCGAGTGTATGGAGAAAGGCCATATCCGCATTGGATGGGATGGATACGGTGAAACTATTTCTGAGACTGCGGACTTCAATAAATTTGGCGGCAATAATGTTCTGAACGCTTTCTATAGCAAGATGCAAATAGGGGATATCGTTATGTCTTGCTATTCCAGCAAAACGATAGACGCCATAGGTGTAGTGACCGGGGATCCAGAGTGGCACGATGAATATGGACACTACAAACGGGTGCGAAAGGTAAATTGGCTTGTAAAGGGGATCAACGAGGACATCGTTGACCTTAATGCAGGGAAAAGTATGACCCTTTCAACAGTATATAAATTATCCATCTCTGTCTCCGATGCATTGCAGATAGTTAAGAAACATAGTCCGGACCTGTTCGGCCAGGGAGTTAAGATCCCGAACCGAGTCTTTATTATCGACGAGATCAACAGGGGAAACATTTCAAAAATCTTTGGGGAACTTATAACTTTGATCGAGCCGTCAAAGCGTATCAATGCAAGAGAAGAGCTGAGGGCTACCCTGCCTTATTCCGGACAGAATTTTGGAGTGCCCGACAACGTCTACATAGTAGGTACTATGAATACCGCAGACCGGTCAATTGCGATCATTGACACTGCTCTGCGCCGTCGGTTCAGCTTTGTCGAAATGCAGCCTGAACCTGCATTGCTTCACGATGTTTTCGTAGATGGCATTAATGTTGAGAAAATGCTCGAAACTCTAAACAAGCGCGTTTCCGTATTGCTTGATCGTCATCACACTATCGGACATTCCTACCTGCTACCTCTTAAAAAAGGCCCAACGATCAATAATCTTGCCGGGATTTTTGAAAACAACATAATCCCGCTTTTGCAGGAGTATTTTTATGATGATTATGAGAAGATCCAGTTTGTATTGGGAGACAATCAGAAGGAAGATGACAGCACCCGGTTTATCATAAAAAAGAATGATATTCATGAACTGTTTGGCAACACAGATTTTAATTTCTCAGAATATTATGAGGTAAACAGGGAAGCATTCATGAGGAATGGGGCCTATGCCTTCCTGCAATAA